A region of Domibacillus sp. DTU_2020_1001157_1_SI_ALB_TIR_016 DNA encodes the following proteins:
- a CDS encoding N-acetylmuramoyl-L-alanine amidase, which yields MKKSMIFILVFLLTISQWSINLSAQAAGFTDVPSRVKKEVNYLSGGGIVKGSSNTSFNPHQAITRTEAVTLIGRALQLNGTQRKTVFSDVGTGNYASGFIQSSVDKKIITNSLSGVSAGQFYPNKEVTRGEMAIMIANAFGYSYNGTTSGAAKELMDRGIASGTASGTFGGNLTIKRADFAVFLARAINPTFRTKQSVSFSKVLWTSADNLNIRTGPSTSFASQGKIAKNVKVSGAHSVGDWIYVKTGNTVGFVSASYLRSTSLGTASPEKPSASPDSSLSGQTIILDPGHGGTDPGAIGFGLREKDVVLSTGLKINNLLKKTPFKVKMTRSSDVFVSVNARPDFAIKNKGNVFVSIHANAASASANGTETFYYAAAANPYVSDSKLLALKIQTRMTDAWNLNNRGVKSGNYGVLRENNMPAALAELGFITNKSDNDKLKSDYWQTAAAKAIYLGILDYYKAKGYEVDSLYSIAK from the coding sequence GTGAAGAAAAGCATGATTTTTATTCTAGTTTTTTTATTGACTATTTCCCAATGGAGCATCAATCTGTCTGCTCAGGCAGCTGGTTTTACGGATGTACCAAGCCGCGTAAAGAAGGAAGTAAACTATTTGTCAGGTGGGGGGATTGTAAAAGGTTCATCTAACACGTCTTTTAATCCCCATCAAGCGATAACAAGAACAGAAGCTGTTACATTAATTGGCCGTGCTCTTCAATTAAACGGTACACAAAGAAAAACAGTATTCTCTGATGTTGGAACGGGTAACTATGCTTCCGGGTTTATACAATCTAGTGTGGACAAAAAAATTATTACTAACTCTTTATCGGGAGTAAGTGCAGGCCAGTTTTATCCGAATAAGGAAGTTACGCGCGGGGAAATGGCCATTATGATCGCGAATGCATTCGGCTACTCTTATAACGGCACGACTTCCGGAGCTGCAAAAGAGCTAATGGATCGCGGCATTGCCAGTGGAACTGCCAGTGGTACGTTTGGCGGAAATTTAACGATTAAACGTGCTGATTTTGCTGTTTTTTTAGCACGTGCGATTAATCCCACGTTCCGTACAAAACAATCTGTAAGTTTTTCAAAGGTACTTTGGACAAGTGCTGATAACCTAAATATCCGCACAGGACCTTCGACATCCTTTGCTTCACAAGGAAAGATTGCAAAAAATGTAAAAGTATCAGGTGCGCATTCGGTTGGGGACTGGATATATGTTAAAACAGGTAACACAGTCGGGTTTGTCAGTGCTTCTTATTTGCGAAGTACTTCTTTAGGAACTGCCTCACCTGAAAAGCCTTCTGCCAGTCCAGATTCATCCCTTTCTGGCCAAACAATTATTCTTGACCCAGGACATGGCGGTACAGATCCGGGTGCAATTGGCTTTGGACTTAGAGAAAAAGATGTTGTCCTTTCTACAGGGCTGAAAATAAACAACCTGCTAAAGAAAACACCTTTTAAGGTGAAAATGACCCGCTCTTCAGACGTCTTTGTCTCTGTGAATGCCCGGCCTGATTTTGCCATAAAAAACAAGGGGAATGTGTTTGTCAGCATTCATGCAAATGCGGCTAGTGCGAGTGCGAACGGTACAGAAACATTTTACTATGCAGCTGCTGCAAACCCGTATGTGTCAGACAGCAAATTACTGGCGTTAAAAATTCAAACAAGAATGACAGACGCCTGGAATTTAAATAACCGCGGGGTAAAGTCAGGAAATTACGGTGTTCTCCGTGAAAACAATATGCCGGCCGCGCTGGCGGAACTCGGTTTTATTACGAATAAAAGTGACAATGACAAATTGAAATCGGATTACTGGCAGACAGCGGCAGCCAAAGCGATCTATCTTGGTATTTTGGATTACTATAAAGCAAAAGGCTACGAAGTAGATTCTCTTTACAGCATCGCTAAATAA